One genomic segment of uncultured Desulfobacter sp. includes these proteins:
- a CDS encoding FAD-dependent oxidoreductase gives MSKDIIGSVMVVGGGIAGMQSAIDLADSGYYVHLVEKSPSIGGAMSQLDKTFPTNDCAMUIISPKLVEVGRHLNIELHTLSDIKEISGEAGNFSVTLNQKARYIDIDKCTGCGDCSTVCPVSLASDFEQGMGDRTAVSRPYAQAVPGAFSISKKDKSPCTNACPGNVNAHGYVSMIGEGKYKEAMEIITRTLPMPGVLGRICPHPCEDACRRAQVDSPLSICTLKRFAADQVDINDLTVPEITPRDEKVAVIGAGPAGLTAAYFLALDGFNVTIFEALPVGGGMLRVGIPDYRLPPSVLEKEIAWVQKIGVEIQYNTVMGKDITVDSLMDEGFKSIFFGIGCHKDTKLGLAGEDEVENVIPGVKFLRDAALGDMKEIKGNVAIVGGGDVAIDAARTALRMGADKVSILYRRTEAEMPARDEEIEDAKEEDVDIQFLRAPVEIVAKNGKLTGIKCIQMELGEPDESGRRRPFPIEGSEFIVDADVLIPAIGQKTDASFLKEADGIELNRWGDFDVDQITYQTSREGVFAGGDAETGASIAISAVGAGREAAISISRYLKGEDMAAGREKLEVPQQDFNAVPQKAPKVPRAHMARIPMDQRTSGFTEVELGFTEEQARQEADKCIDCMVCCECLECVKACGANALTKETHEEKDRALELNVGSVVISSGFSPYSPKNLDFLGYDHLPNVITSLQFERLLSASGPTEGHVIRPSDHKEPKKIAWFQCVGSRENNRCDNEHCSSVCCMYAIKEAVIAKEHDPDLDASIFFMDMRTFGKDFERYYIEAKEKHGVKFIRSRVHTINPKGDSGDLEISYVKENGELIVDIFDMIVLSVGLEISPELKELARKFNIELTQGNFAQTATMNPVETTTPGVFVCGAFQGPKDIPQAVVDASAAATAAGEILAPARNTLTKTREIVPERNVVGERPRIGAFVCHCGANIAGVVDIQALNEYIQTLPYIEYVESNLYSCSQDTQTKMTEIIKKHNLNRIVVAACTPKTHEPLFQETLINAGLNKYLFEMVNIRNHVSWVHKANPDQATEKAKELIRMSVTKVGLKAPLKEGKLDVNQNALVVGGGIAGMSTALSLARQGYYTHLVEKEDRLGGQALNLYKTWKGEEIQPMLDEMVQQVGSEENIQVHLSSTISQVDGFVGNFKSLISSKEGEEVVEHGVANISTGATEYKPIEYCYGDSPRVLTSLDLDQKMMANDPMVNSVECAVFIQCVGSREPDRPYCSRVCCTHSVESALEVKKRNPDADVIVLYRDIRTYGERERKYIEARKAGVIFIRYSLDNKPTVRVGEDSVIINTTDHVLGQPVEIEADVLTLATAIVPRKEDALAQYFKVPMNADGFFVERHAKLGPSEFATDGVFLSGLAHYPKPIDEAVAQGKAAASRAVALMAQGTVTTNGEVAAIDPMSCSSCGTCVSICPYSAPSFIEDGRFAGKFEINAALCKGCGLCVSSCRSGAIHLNGYDNDQIFAMIGVA, from the coding sequence ATGTCAAAAGATATAATTGGATCAGTGATGGTTGTGGGCGGCGGTATCGCCGGTATGCAATCGGCAATTGATTTGGCGGACTCCGGATATTATGTCCATCTGGTGGAAAAAAGCCCTTCAATCGGGGGCGCAATGTCTCAATTGGATAAGACATTCCCCACCAATGACTGCGCAATGTGAATTATCTCTCCCAAACTGGTCGAGGTCGGCCGGCATTTAAACATTGAGCTGCACACATTATCAGATATTAAGGAAATTTCCGGGGAAGCAGGCAATTTCTCCGTCACGTTAAACCAGAAAGCCCGCTACATCGATATTGACAAATGTACGGGATGCGGAGATTGTTCAACTGTTTGTCCCGTCAGTTTAGCCAGTGACTTTGAACAGGGTATGGGAGATCGAACGGCGGTGTCCAGGCCCTATGCCCAAGCGGTTCCCGGCGCATTTTCAATCAGTAAAAAAGATAAATCCCCGTGTACCAACGCCTGTCCCGGTAACGTGAATGCCCATGGATACGTCTCCATGATCGGCGAGGGAAAGTATAAGGAAGCCATGGAGATTATCACCCGCACACTCCCCATGCCCGGGGTGTTGGGGCGGATTTGTCCTCATCCTTGTGAGGATGCCTGCCGAAGAGCGCAAGTGGACTCTCCCCTGTCTATTTGTACCCTGAAGCGATTTGCCGCCGATCAGGTGGATATTAATGATCTAACCGTTCCGGAAATCACACCAAGAGACGAAAAAGTGGCCGTTATCGGTGCCGGTCCTGCCGGGCTGACCGCCGCTTATTTTTTAGCTTTGGACGGATTTAACGTCACTATTTTCGAGGCCCTGCCCGTGGGTGGGGGGATGTTGAGAGTCGGTATTCCCGATTACAGACTGCCCCCTTCCGTTCTTGAAAAAGAGATTGCCTGGGTTCAGAAAATTGGAGTTGAAATTCAATATAACACCGTTATGGGCAAAGACATCACGGTGGATAGCCTCATGGACGAAGGGTTTAAATCGATTTTCTTCGGCATCGGCTGCCATAAGGACACTAAACTCGGTCTTGCCGGTGAAGATGAGGTCGAAAACGTTATTCCGGGCGTTAAATTTCTAAGGGATGCGGCCCTGGGCGACATGAAGGAAATTAAAGGAAACGTTGCCATTGTCGGGGGAGGGGACGTCGCCATTGATGCGGCCAGAACCGCCTTGAGGATGGGCGCCGATAAAGTCAGTATTCTCTACCGAAGAACCGAAGCGGAGATGCCGGCCCGGGATGAAGAGATTGAAGATGCCAAAGAAGAGGATGTGGATATTCAATTCCTGCGCGCTCCGGTTGAGATCGTCGCGAAGAACGGTAAGCTGACAGGAATCAAATGCATTCAAATGGAGCTGGGCGAACCGGATGAAAGCGGCAGAAGACGGCCGTTTCCCATTGAAGGCAGTGAATTTATCGTCGATGCCGACGTTTTGATCCCTGCAATTGGCCAGAAAACCGATGCCTCCTTCCTTAAAGAGGCTGATGGCATCGAGCTCAATCGGTGGGGGGATTTTGATGTCGATCAGATCACCTATCAGACATCCCGGGAAGGTGTATTTGCGGGTGGCGATGCCGAGACCGGCGCCTCCATTGCCATTTCTGCCGTTGGTGCGGGCCGGGAAGCGGCGATTTCCATCTCTCGCTATTTGAAAGGCGAGGATATGGCGGCCGGTCGGGAAAAACTGGAAGTCCCACAGCAGGATTTTAATGCGGTTCCCCAGAAAGCCCCCAAAGTACCCAGAGCCCACATGGCACGTATTCCAATGGATCAACGGACATCAGGGTTTACCGAAGTTGAACTGGGATTCACCGAAGAACAGGCAAGGCAGGAAGCCGATAAATGTATTGATTGCATGGTGTGCTGTGAATGTCTGGAGTGTGTGAAAGCATGCGGTGCCAATGCGCTGACAAAAGAGACCCATGAGGAAAAAGATCGCGCACTCGAACTGAATGTCGGTTCCGTTGTCATCTCTTCCGGTTTTTCACCGTACAGCCCTAAAAATCTCGATTTTTTAGGATATGATCACCTTCCCAACGTCATTACCTCACTGCAATTTGAACGGTTGCTCTCTGCGTCCGGTCCGACGGAAGGACATGTAATCCGACCGTCGGATCATAAAGAACCCAAGAAAATTGCCTGGTTCCAGTGTGTGGGATCCCGTGAGAACAATCGATGCGATAATGAGCATTGTTCATCGGTCTGCTGTATGTACGCCATCAAGGAAGCCGTGATCGCCAAGGAACATGATCCTGATCTGGATGCCTCCATCTTCTTTATGGATATGAGAACTTTTGGTAAAGACTTCGAAAGGTACTACATTGAGGCCAAGGAGAAGCATGGCGTCAAGTTCATCCGGTCCCGCGTACATACCATCAATCCGAAGGGAGATTCAGGGGATCTGGAAATCAGCTATGTCAAAGAAAATGGGGAGCTGATTGTTGATATCTTTGATATGATTGTTCTCTCCGTCGGTCTGGAGATCTCTCCTGAGCTGAAAGAACTGGCCAGGAAATTCAATATCGAACTGACACAAGGAAACTTCGCCCAAACCGCAACCATGAATCCTGTGGAGACAACCACGCCGGGTGTCTTTGTATGCGGGGCGTTCCAGGGGCCCAAAGATATTCCCCAGGCAGTGGTGGACGCCAGTGCGGCAGCCACGGCCGCAGGCGAAATCCTGGCTCCGGCAAGAAATACCTTAACAAAAACCAGGGAAATAGTACCGGAAAGAAACGTCGTTGGTGAACGTCCCAGAATCGGCGCGTTTGTCTGTCACTGTGGGGCCAATATCGCGGGTGTGGTGGATATTCAGGCTTTGAATGAGTATATCCAAACCCTACCCTACATTGAATATGTGGAAAGTAATCTCTACTCCTGTTCCCAGGATACTCAGACAAAGATGACTGAGATCATCAAGAAGCATAATTTGAACAGGATTGTCGTTGCCGCATGTACCCCCAAAACACACGAACCGTTATTCCAGGAAACCCTGATTAACGCCGGATTGAACAAGTACCTGTTTGAAATGGTGAATATTAGAAACCATGTGTCATGGGTGCATAAAGCCAATCCCGATCAGGCGACGGAGAAAGCCAAAGAGCTGATTCGTATGTCCGTGACCAAAGTCGGTTTGAAAGCCCCTCTAAAAGAAGGCAAACTTGATGTCAACCAGAACGCCTTGGTCGTGGGGGGCGGGATTGCCGGTATGTCCACCGCCTTGAGTTTAGCCAGGCAGGGATACTACACCCACTTGGTTGAAAAAGAAGATCGACTGGGGGGACAGGCCCTCAATCTGTACAAAACCTGGAAAGGCGAAGAAATTCAGCCGATGCTGGATGAGATGGTTCAACAGGTGGGTTCTGAAGAGAATATCCAGGTTCATCTTAGCAGTACCATTTCCCAGGTAGATGGGTTTGTGGGGAATTTTAAATCGCTCATCTCCTCAAAAGAAGGGGAAGAAGTGGTTGAGCACGGGGTGGCCAACATATCCACGGGGGCAACGGAATATAAACCTATTGAGTATTGTTATGGGGATAGCCCGAGAGTATTGACAAGCCTTGATTTGGATCAAAAAATGATGGCAAATGATCCCATGGTAAATTCCGTGGAGTGTGCCGTATTCATTCAGTGCGTGGGGTCCAGGGAGCCGGATAGACCGTATTGTTCCAGGGTCTGTTGTACCCATTCCGTAGAAAGTGCGTTGGAAGTCAAAAAACGCAATCCCGACGCCGACGTGATTGTCCTGTACCGGGATATCCGAACCTACGGCGAAAGGGAGCGAAAGTACATTGAAGCCAGGAAGGCGGGTGTCATATTCATACGCTATTCCCTTGATAACAAACCAACGGTGCGTGTTGGCGAAGATAGCGTAATTATAAACACAACCGATCATGTTCTGGGTCAACCGGTAGAGATTGAAGCAGACGTTCTGACACTGGCCACGGCCATTGTTCCGAGGAAAGAAGACGCGCTGGCTCAATACTTCAAGGTACCGATGAACGCGGACGGTTTCTTCGTTGAAAGACACGCCAAACTCGGCCCCTCTGAATTTGCCACCGACGGGGTATTTCTATCCGGTCTTGCCCATTATCCGAAACCCATTGATGAAGCGGTGGCCCAAGGAAAAGCAGCGGCTTCCAGGGCGGTTGCTCTGATGGCCCAGGGTACCGTGACCACAAATGGCGAGGTGGCAGCCATTGATCCGATGTCGTGCAGCAGCTGTGGGACGTGTGTGTCTATATGTCCTTACTCTGCTCCATCATTCATCGAAGATGGCCGATTTGCAGGAAAATTCGAGATCAATGCCGCCCTTTGTAAAGGATGCGGGCTTTGTGTATCGTCCTGCCGCTCCGGGGCGATCCATCTCAACGGATATGACAACGACCAGATTTTTGCAATGATTGGTGTCGCTTGA
- a CDS encoding S8 family serine peptidase codes for MSGVCFGASLSITGTKMTLKADGVLLQDLLGEAFAHGIEIKIDPDINPVITADFADKDIQKAFEDLLKGYNHAFIWSQDSSGAQKLSQVVIFREGHMDQARNIRSAFRRNLDVIKNSETGAYYVKNRFLITFSRPVSKDRTQRILEKFNAKITPVHRDMGIYAVTVQDAADIQPLLERLNREGIIAGAEPDYAYQAPETQRAITILENSLPAAQTDPIQVADDSFSVAVLDTGLMAEYAGNDFIKGSFDALSPDSPISDDVGHGTQMALIASGQVAPMGTLPGEFANPVLSVRAFDDNGFTSNTIIMQSIDYALENGARVLSLSWGSEIDSAFLKSAMNYAVSKGLVVVAAAGNSPTGKPVYPAAYEPVIAVSALAPDGNTWDQSNYGDFVDLSAPGFASLPVGSEGEPGTYAGTSISTAYLAGKLAAFLRGHPDAETISPDVLMNPK; via the coding sequence ATGTCAGGTGTTTGCTTCGGTGCGTCTTTGAGCATCACCGGTACAAAGATGACTCTCAAGGCGGACGGAGTCCTTTTACAGGATTTGTTAGGGGAAGCTTTTGCCCATGGGATTGAGATAAAGATTGATCCGGATATCAATCCCGTTATCACCGCTGATTTTGCGGACAAAGACATTCAAAAGGCTTTTGAAGATCTTCTCAAGGGATATAACCATGCTTTTATCTGGTCGCAAGACAGCAGCGGCGCTCAGAAGCTTTCACAGGTGGTGATTTTCCGGGAAGGTCACATGGACCAGGCCAGAAACATCCGGTCCGCCTTTCGCCGGAACCTGGATGTAATTAAAAATTCTGAAACCGGTGCGTATTATGTTAAAAACCGATTTCTTATCACCTTCAGCCGTCCGGTTTCCAAAGATCGGACTCAACGGATTTTGGAAAAATTCAACGCAAAGATAACACCTGTTCATCGGGACATGGGTATCTATGCCGTTACCGTCCAGGATGCCGCAGATATCCAGCCCTTGCTGGAACGTCTGAACCGGGAAGGCATTATTGCGGGAGCTGAACCCGACTATGCCTACCAGGCCCCGGAAACTCAGCGCGCCATAACGATCCTGGAGAACAGTTTGCCTGCTGCTCAAACAGACCCGATTCAGGTTGCAGACGACTCTTTTTCCGTGGCGGTCCTGGATACAGGGCTCATGGCTGAATATGCCGGAAACGATTTTATCAAGGGCTCCTTTGATGCCCTGTCACCGGACAGCCCCATATCCGATGATGTGGGCCACGGCACCCAGATGGCCCTGATCGCTTCGGGACAGGTGGCTCCCATGGGAACATTGCCCGGCGAGTTTGCTAATCCGGTTCTTTCGGTCCGGGCTTTTGACGACAACGGATTCACCTCCAACACAATCATCATGCAAAGCATTGATTATGCCCTTGAAAACGGAGCCAGGGTCTTGAGTTTGAGCTGGGGGTCGGAAATCGACAGCGCGTTCCTTAAATCTGCCATGAACTATGCCGTGTCCAAAGGACTTGTTGTCGTGGCTGCCGCAGGAAACAGCCCCACGGGCAAACCCGTTTATCCGGCTGCTTATGAGCCGGTCATTGCCGTTTCGGCGCTTGCACCCGACGGCAACACATGGGATCAGTCCAATTACGGAGATTTTGTGGATCTTTCAGCACCCGGATTTGCCAGTCTGCCCGTGGGATCCGAAGGGGAGCCCGGAACCTATGCCGGCACATCCATTTCCACGGCATATCTGGCCGGGAAGCTGGCCGCTTTTCTGAGAGGGCATCCGGATGCAGAAACGATCAGCCCGGATGTTTTGATGAATCCGAAATAA
- a CDS encoding formylglycine-generating enzyme family protein — protein sequence MSHLYQKHIIIILFCFGIIFTFTGCGEQPKDKEISNAIGMKFRLIQPGKFMMGSSDNEKDRDLDEIQHEVTISKSFYMGVTEVTQAQFEQVMGDNPSHWKGENLPVERVTWNEAKEFCEKLSEKDPNMTYRLPTEAEWEYACRAETAAWYYWGDDLDYSMIDEYAFYKKNSGLQTNDVGQKKPNPWGLYDMSGNVWEWCSDWKEDYSTESGIDPADTPTGSLRVARGGSWLSLARDCRSANRNDYSPDDRNSNVGFRLILLPGQ from the coding sequence ATGAGTCATTTGTATCAAAAGCATATCATAATAATATTGTTTTGCTTTGGCATTATTTTTACTTTTACGGGGTGTGGCGAGCAGCCCAAAGACAAAGAGATCAGCAACGCCATTGGTATGAAATTTCGTCTGATCCAGCCGGGTAAATTCATGATGGGGTCTTCCGACAATGAAAAAGACAGGGATCTTGACGAAATCCAGCATGAGGTTACGATCAGCAAATCCTTTTATATGGGGGTGACTGAAGTGACACAAGCCCAGTTTGAACAGGTCATGGGTGATAACCCGTCACATTGGAAGGGGGAAAACCTTCCGGTAGAGCGGGTTACCTGGAATGAAGCCAAAGAATTTTGTGAAAAATTATCTGAAAAAGATCCAAACATGACTTACCGTCTGCCCACAGAGGCTGAATGGGAATATGCCTGTCGGGCAGAGACAGCCGCCTGGTATTACTGGGGTGATGATCTGGATTACAGCATGATTGATGAATATGCTTTTTATAAAAAGAATAGCGGCCTTCAGACCAATGACGTGGGGCAGAAAAAGCCTAACCCCTGGGGTCTTTATGATATGAGCGGCAATGTCTGGGAATGGTGTTCTGACTGGAAAGAAGATTATTCCACAGAAAGCGGAATCGATCCCGCAGACACTCCCACCGGCTCGCTCCGAGTAGCCCGGGGTGGTAGCTGGCTCAGCTTGGCCAGGGACTGCCGTTCAGCCAATCGAAACGACTATTCGCCCGATGACCGGAACAGCAACGTTGGCTTCCGGCTTATTCTGCTTCCAGGTCAATAA
- a CDS encoding tryptophan--tRNA ligase, which produces MKNADFLTGITTSGTPHLGNYVGAIRPAVESSKNPDLTSYYFLADYHSLIKNHDPEKRKTSTLEIAAAWIALGLDYNNCVFYRQSDIPEIPELTWILTCLTAKGLMNRAHAYKAAVQENEEQERKDPDQGVTMGLFSYPILMAADILMFNAVKVPVGKDQIQHLEMTRDIAAKFNHTYKELFVLPEVVVDETAAVLSGLDGRKMSKSYNNFIPLFDTEKRLRKMIMKIQTNSLGPDEPKDPDTCTLFSIYRAFATQDQTKDLAQRYREGIAWGAMKQELFEYINDILKEPRQRYEELMANPKDIEDILKKGALRAREYSVPFLDKVRKSVGIQSLS; this is translated from the coding sequence ATGAAAAACGCAGACTTTTTAACAGGCATAACCACTTCGGGTACGCCTCACCTTGGCAATTATGTAGGGGCGATTCGTCCGGCTGTTGAATCCAGCAAAAATCCGGACCTGACCTCCTATTATTTCCTGGCAGATTACCACTCCCTGATAAAAAACCATGACCCGGAAAAACGAAAAACATCCACCCTTGAAATCGCGGCAGCCTGGATTGCACTAGGGTTGGATTACAACAATTGTGTATTTTACCGGCAGTCTGATATTCCGGAAATTCCGGAACTTACCTGGATTTTAACCTGTCTGACCGCCAAGGGGTTGATGAACCGGGCCCATGCCTACAAGGCTGCTGTTCAGGAAAACGAGGAACAGGAAAGAAAAGATCCGGACCAGGGTGTCACAATGGGCCTTTTTTCCTATCCCATTCTCATGGCAGCCGACATTCTCATGTTCAATGCCGTCAAGGTGCCCGTGGGCAAGGATCAGATCCAGCACCTTGAAATGACAAGGGATATTGCCGCAAAATTCAATCATACCTACAAGGAGTTATTTGTGTTGCCCGAGGTGGTTGTGGATGAAACCGCAGCGGTGCTTTCAGGCCTTGACGGGCGCAAAATGAGCAAAAGCTATAACAACTTCATTCCGCTGTTTGATACGGAAAAACGGCTGCGCAAAATGATCATGAAGATCCAGACCAATTCCCTGGGGCCCGATGAACCCAAAGACCCAGATACCTGCACTTTGTTTTCGATTTACCGGGCCTTTGCCACACAGGACCAGACAAAAGACCTGGCCCAGCGGTATAGGGAAGGCATTGCCTGGGGTGCCATGAAACAGGAGTTGTTTGAATACATCAATGATATTTTAAAAGAACCCAGACAGCGCTACGAAGAGCTGATGGCGAATCCCAAAGATATTGAAGATATTTTGAAAAAAGGGGCGCTTCGGGCCAGGGAATATTCCGTGCCCTTCCTGGATAAAGTTAGGAAGAGCGTTGGTATTCAATCACTGTCTTAA
- a CDS encoding pseudouridine synthase: MSKSTPTTDPEAAQGIRLQKILAHGGLCSRRKAETLILEGRVSVNGLVVKALGTKADPAKDKVCLDGKPVHYTSDKTREYTYLAVNKPKGVVTTCAQKNAKIILDLVPVKKRVYPVGRLDKDSVGLVLLTDDGDLHNRLSHPSHDHEKEYLVFAVRPVSDWDLSAMAQGMMIDGQKTRRAKVRRVSENGFKIVLKQGLNRQIRKMVGKTGNQVTMLKRIRMANIRLGSLPPGKWRHLTPKEVKGLRQ; the protein is encoded by the coding sequence ATGTCAAAATCAACGCCGACTACAGATCCTGAAGCCGCGCAAGGTATCCGACTGCAGAAAATTTTAGCCCATGGCGGGCTTTGTTCGCGCAGAAAGGCAGAAACCCTTATCCTTGAGGGCAGGGTGTCAGTGAACGGACTGGTTGTAAAAGCACTTGGCACCAAGGCTGATCCGGCAAAGGATAAGGTCTGCCTTGACGGCAAACCGGTTCATTATACATCGGATAAAACCCGTGAATATACTTATCTTGCCGTAAACAAACCCAAAGGGGTGGTCACAACCTGCGCCCAGAAAAATGCAAAAATTATCCTGGACCTTGTGCCGGTAAAAAAAAGAGTCTACCCCGTGGGGCGGCTGGATAAGGATTCCGTGGGGCTTGTTTTGTTGACCGATGACGGTGACCTGCATAACCGGTTATCCCATCCCTCCCATGACCATGAAAAAGAATATCTGGTGTTTGCTGTACGGCCTGTCAGCGACTGGGATCTTTCTGCCATGGCCCAAGGCATGATGATAGACGGACAAAAAACCCGGCGGGCTAAGGTCCGCAGGGTTTCTGAAAATGGATTTAAAATTGTTTTAAAGCAGGGGTTAAACCGTCAGATCCGCAAAATGGTAGGCAAAACCGGCAATCAGGTGACCATGCTCAAACGGATCCGCATGGCCAATATCCGCCTTGGCAGTCTGCCCCCCGGCAAATGGCGACATCTCACCCCAAAAGAGGTGAAGGGGTTAAGACAGTGA
- the argJ gene encoding bifunctional glutamate N-acetyltransferase/amino-acid acetyltransferase ArgJ: MKGFKFSGICAGIKKNRSMDLGLIYSEEPACAAALFTQNQVVAAPVILGRKTMEKGMLQAILVNSGNANCFTGAQGLADAEHCVKLVAKALKIDPEHVLVSSTGVIGAPLPMDKIEAKIPEAVKSLDACTIVDFAGAILTTDTCTKMVSRKGTINPSAGNTSGDENSFTIMGVAKGSGMIRPDMATMLSYIFTDADISSDLLQQALTHAASRSFNRITVDGDTSTNDTLVLMANGAGQAVIDNDESLGVFQAALDEVCYELAKKIVKDGEGATKVATITVKGALTSMDAFKTAEAIAHSPLVKTALYGQDPNWGRITAAAGRAGATVDQDKMDLYFDDVLLVQNGQWQGKAAEKKAADIMKQNEIAIVLDLNLGDGQDQFLFCDFSENYVKINADYRS, translated from the coding sequence ATGAAAGGCTTTAAATTTTCCGGAATCTGTGCCGGAATTAAAAAAAATAGATCCATGGATCTTGGCCTGATCTATTCGGAAGAACCTGCTTGTGCAGCAGCATTGTTTACACAAAACCAGGTGGTTGCAGCCCCTGTTATTCTTGGCAGAAAAACCATGGAAAAGGGCATGCTCCAGGCAATACTGGTCAATTCAGGGAATGCCAACTGTTTTACCGGTGCACAGGGATTAGCCGATGCAGAACACTGTGTTAAACTTGTGGCCAAAGCCCTTAAAATTGACCCTGAACATGTATTAGTTTCTTCAACCGGGGTGATCGGCGCGCCCTTGCCTATGGATAAAATTGAAGCAAAAATTCCAGAAGCTGTCAAAAGTCTTGACGCTTGTACAATTGTAGATTTTGCCGGCGCTATCCTCACCACAGATACCTGCACTAAAATGGTTTCCCGCAAGGGGACAATTAATCCATCCGCAGGCAATACATCCGGGGATGAAAACAGCTTTACCATTATGGGGGTTGCCAAAGGTTCCGGTATGATTCGGCCGGATATGGCCACCATGCTTTCCTATATATTTACTGATGCTGATATTTCAAGCGACCTGCTCCAACAGGCACTGACCCATGCCGCGTCTCGTTCCTTTAACCGGATTACAGTGGATGGTGATACCAGCACCAACGATACGCTTGTATTAATGGCCAACGGGGCAGGGCAGGCAGTGATCGACAATGATGAATCCCTTGGGGTATTCCAGGCGGCTTTAGACGAGGTCTGTTATGAGCTTGCTAAAAAGATTGTCAAAGACGGGGAGGGTGCCACAAAGGTTGCCACCATTACAGTTAAAGGCGCTTTGACCTCTATGGATGCATTTAAAACGGCTGAAGCCATTGCCCATTCCCCTCTTGTCAAAACCGCCCTTTACGGCCAGGACCCCAATTGGGGCAGGATCACGGCGGCGGCAGGAAGAGCCGGGGCTACGGTGGACCAGGATAAGATGGATTTGTATTTTGATGATGTCCTGCTGGTTCAAAACGGGCAGTGGCAGGGTAAAGCGGCCGAAAAAAAAGCGGCGGACATTATGAAGCAGAATGAAATCGCCATTGTTCTGGATCTCAATCTTGGAGACGGCCAGGATCAGTTTTTGTTTTGTGATTTTAGTGAAAACTATGTCAAAATCAACGCCGACTACAGATCCTGA
- a CDS encoding TetR/AcrR family transcriptional regulator, with amino-acid sequence MSKKDAILQAATVLFSKNGFKETSTADLAKMINVAEGTIFYHFKTKDKLFLAVLEKTKEMILEEFDAYMGNQHFDSGMGMIERAVSFHLYLAGKMENQFLLLHRYYPYQMAEAVPECRSYLEAIYDCLVSIYEDGIEMGIKDGSIDPLPARKTALIIFSMVDGVVRFKTYNLYNANALFNELVNACRRMLKT; translated from the coding sequence ATGTCCAAAAAAGATGCCATACTGCAGGCTGCCACTGTGCTGTTTTCCAAAAACGGATTCAAAGAGACCTCCACCGCTGATCTGGCAAAAATGATCAATGTGGCGGAAGGAACCATTTTTTATCACTTCAAGACCAAAGATAAATTATTTTTAGCGGTTCTTGAAAAGACTAAAGAAATGATCCTGGAGGAATTTGACGCCTATATGGGAAATCAGCATTTTGACAGCGGCATGGGCATGATTGAACGTGCGGTATCCTTCCATTTATACCTGGCCGGCAAGATGGAGAATCAGTTTCTTCTTTTGCACAGGTACTACCCCTACCAGATGGCAGAGGCAGTACCTGAATGCCGGAGCTATCTGGAAGCCATTTACGACTGTCTTGTTTCCATCTATGAAGACGGTATCGAAATGGGAATAAAGGACGGTTCCATTGATCCTTTGCCTGCCCGCAAAACCGCTTTGATTATTTTTTCCATGGTGGACGGAGTGGTCCGGTTTAAAACGTACAATCTATATAATGCCAATGCCCTGTTCAATGAATTGGTAAACGCCTGCAGACGCATGCTAAAGACTTAG